GACATACTTTTTGCCAACGATTTGGAAGCCTTTTCCTATACGAACAATGAACCCGAACGGGCCATAAAAAGCCTCGCCAAAGACTGTGAAGTGGTGGTCATAAAAAAAGGCGATAAAGGCTCCTTGATTCAGCGGGGAAGTGAGTTTTATCCCATCCCATCCTCTCCGGCCAATGTTGTTGAATCAAGTGGGGCAGGGGATCTGTATGCAGCAGGCTTTTTGTACGGGCTGCTGAAGAATTACCACCTCACCCATTGCGGAAAAATCGGAGCTTTCCTTGCTTCCAAGATACTGGAAGTGGAAGGAGGGAGAATCTCTTCCGAGGACTGGCGGGTAATTAAGAAGATGATATAGTATTTTCAGGCCTCCAGCGATACATCGCCGGCATTATAAGTCATTATAACGTCGCCCGGCAGATCGACGATCTCCTTCATAAAGGTTAACAGTACACCGGCGGGATCTTTGTCTGCAGGCTCAAAGCCCGCAAAGAGCACCGCAGATGGAATCATGGCACTCCGCACGGCATCCAGCGGGTCCTCCGTGGGAAGAACTACCGTATCTGCCTCTATTCGTCCTTTTGTTAACATCTCCTCCATTTCACGTTTCACATTTTCCACATCGGCTTTGGGTGCTACCGGCCGGAGTATCCTTAACGGGCAGTCACGCCAGGCCCGGTTGCTTTTTAAAAGATACCCCAGGAGCAGCATCATCGGACCATTGTTGGCATCGGTCCACCAGATGTTGATGGCCCCTGACGGTGGATTCCAGGTTTCCTCTTTATGATGGCTGTGCAAGATCAAACAGCTATACTCCATCTTTTTGGCCAGGCTGAGAATGGTAGAAAAGGTCCTGTTTTTTTCGGGGTCGTTGCTCCAGCCAAGAAGTAATGTGTTGGGCCTTATGCCTCCGATCCCATGCGTCTGTAATAGCGCCTTAAGTCCTTCGGAAAAGCTTTCATCAACAATTACTACGGGAAAAGCCGGCAATTTTTTCTCGCGGATGAAATTGCGCATCAGTTTCTCGGCTTCCATACGCCGGGAATTCAGATTTTCCAGGTCACCGGTTATTACCTGTGCAAGCGAGACAATGCCACGGCCTGCTGATAACAGGCTGGCATAGCGTACCAGATGCATCCGGCTTCCGGCAATGCCGCTAAGGGTGAGGATAGACGGACGCCAGTTTTTGGGATGGTAGCTTTCCCTTTCAAGGCGCAATAGCGCTTTTCGTGCCTGCTGATAGGCAATGCCACTGTGCACATCGCCCCACTGCACGATCAGCTCGGCTCGTGTGATGAGGAAAAATAGTCCGCCGGCCAGCACAATGGCAACCAATGCCCATACCCAGGTTATCAGGAACATGATGCACAGGCTTCCAAAGGCACCAAGCAGTGAAACCGACCAGTGGTTATATTTGAATGTAGGCCTGAAACTGGGATTTCCGGATATGCCTTCGTAAAAGCTGGCCAGGTTAATGGTGCCATAGGTTAAGAGGAAA
This is a stretch of genomic DNA from Bacteroidales bacterium. It encodes these proteins:
- a CDS encoding amino acid permease — translated: MAKDKPNAERQPKKFGTFGGVFTPSVLTILGVILFLRYDVVVGNAGLWGALMILLLAKLFTFITTLSLSSISTNMQVKGGGSYYLISRSIGVEFGGVIAIFFYIALALSVAMYVVGFTEALLLAFPELNHSFTMVATLTNVVVFIFVYIGAGWTIRVQYVILALLLLAIGSYVFGAWQQASPELLSRNLQPDWTAGHSFFTIFALFFPAVTGIMAGVNMSGDLKSPSRSIPRGTFLAIGFTLLIYAGIAILMAASSPRENLFGDVMVMHEKAWYGPLIYVGVIASTLSSALGSMMGAPRILQAFAKDNVFKRLRYFARGSGSSNEPRRAILITFVLAQAGVMAGDLDTIAPIITMFFLLTYGTINLASFYEGISGNPSFRPTFKYNHWSVSLLGAFGSLCIMFLITWVWALVAIVLAGGLFFLITRAELIVQWGDVHSGIAYQQARKALLRLERESYHPKNWRPSILTLSGIAGSRMHLVRYASLLSAGRGIVSLAQVITGDLENLNSRRMEAEKLMRNFIREKKLPAFPVVIVDESFSEGLKALLQTHGIGGIRPNTLLLGWSNDPEKNRTFSTILSLAKKMEYSCLILHSHHKEETWNPPSGAINIWWTDANNGPMMLLLGYLLKSNRAWRDCPLRILRPVAPKADVENVKREMEEMLTKGRIEADTVVLPTEDPLDAVRSAMIPSAVLFAGFEPADKDPAGVLLTFMKEIVDLPGDVIMTYNAGDVSLEA